A DNA window from Ranitomeya imitator isolate aRanImi1 chromosome 2, aRanImi1.pri, whole genome shotgun sequence contains the following coding sequences:
- the LOC138662593 gene encoding red-sensitive opsin: MAVSWNEAVYAARRKHDEEDSTRSSIFTYTNSNNTRGPFEGPNYHIAPRWIYNITTLWMIFVVGASIFTNGLVIVATMKFKKLRHPLNWILVNLAIADIGETLIASTISVFNQIFGYFVLGHPLCVIEGYTVSVCGITALWSLTVIAWERWFVVCKPFGNIKFDGKLAAGGIIFSWIWAAVWCAPPIFGWSRYWPHGLKTSCGPDVFSGNSDPGVQSYMLVLMITCCFLPLSLIILFYIAVWWAIRKVAQQQKESESTQKAEREVSRMVVVMIIAYCFCWGPYTIFACFAAANPGYSFHPLAASLPAFFAKSATIYNPIIYVFMNRQFRNSIYQLFGKKVDDGSEVSSTSRTEVSSVSNSSVSPA, translated from the exons GTCCCTTTGAAGGTCCAAACTATCACATTGCACCTCGATGGATTTATAACATCACAACCCTCTGGATGATATTTGTAGTAGGAGCTTCTATCTTCACAAATGGTCTGGTCATAGTAGCTACAATGAAATTTAAAAAGCTTCGGCATCCCTTGAACTGGATCCTGGTGAACTTAGCTATTGCTGATATTGGCGAGACATTAATTGCTAGCACCATTAGTGTCTTCAACCAGATTTTTGGCTACTTCGTCCTTGGCCATCCACTATGCGTTATCGAAGGCTATACTGTTTCAGTTTGTG GCATTACCGCTCTCTGGTCCTTAACAGTAATTGCTTGGGAGCGATGGTTTGTGGTCTGCAAACCCTTCGGAAACATTAAGTTTGATGGAAAATTGGCTGCTGGTGGCATCATCTTCTCCTGGATTTGGGCAGCTGTCTGGTGTGCACCACCAATATTTGGCTGGAGCAG GTACTGGCCCCATGGCTTGAAGACCTCTTGTGGTCCGGATGTGTTCAGTGGCAATAGTGACCCTGGAGTCCAGTCTTACATGCTGGTGCTCATGATAACCTGCTGTTTTCTTCCCCTGTCTCTCATCATCCTCTTTTACATAGCTGTATGGTGGGCCATTCGTAAG GTTGCACAGCAGCAGAAGGAGTCAGAATCCACTCAGAAGGCTGAACGTGAGGTTTCCAGGATGGTGGTTGTGATGATCATTGCTTATTGCTTTTGCTGGGGACCATATACAATTTTTGCTTGCTTTGCTGCAGCCAATCCAGGCTACAGTTTTCATCCACTGGCTGCCTCATTGCCTGCATTTTTTGCTAAGAGTGCCACCATTTACAACCCAATTATCTATGTCTTCATGAACAGACAG TTCCGGAACTCTATCTACCAACTATTTGGCAAGAAGGTTGATGATGGCTCAGAAGTGTCCAGCACATCCCGAACAGAAGTCTCATCGGTCTCCAACTCTTCTGTGTCACCTGCATAA